The following proteins are encoded in a genomic region of Salvelinus namaycush isolate Seneca chromosome 12, SaNama_1.0, whole genome shotgun sequence:
- the LOC120056709 gene encoding protocadherin gamma-A11-like, which translates to MGYTGFSFFTFLFRLAFCHCLMRISNGDLSYSIPEEMKRGSVIGNLVKDLGLDAKRLSGRKARLDMDGSRQRYCDINVNTGELIVAETIDREELCGPKVSCSLKYELVLEKPLELHRINVQVQDINDNSPRFPNARIDLEIRESAVKGARYPLDEPHDSDIGLNGIQSYSLERNAYFILDVQTSSDGGKYGELVLEKELDREQQQEVTLLLSAVDGGTPQRSGTVVIHVTVLDANDNKPVFSQTVYKVCLPENSPTGAVVVAVSASDEDEGANGEVSYEFNRISDKAAKLFSIDKNTGEIKVQGPIDYEENTEYDVRVQAKDGSGLAGNAKVMIEITDLNDNAPVILIKSFNNPIPENVLPGTEVGIINLQDEDSEGNRQVRCSIQQNVPFKLNPSIKNYYSLITTSELDREIISDYNITITATDEGSPPLSSSKIINLSVSDVNDNPPVFEEQSYSTYVTENNKPGSSMCSVTARDPDWRQNGTVVYSLLPSEVNGVPVSSFLSINGDTGVIHAVRAFDYEQFRSFKVHVVARDNGSPPLSSNVTVSVFITDENDNSPQILYPAPAGNSLMTEMVPKAALARSLVSKVIAVDADSGQNAWLSYHIVKSTDPGLFTIGLHSGEIRAQRDISESDSMKQNLVISVKDNGQPSLSTTCVVYLLISDNLAEVPELKDMAYEDSSKLTSYLIIGLVSVSTFFLTFIIVILAVRFCRSRKPRMLFDGAVAIPSAYFPPNYAEVDGAGTLRSSYNYDAYLTTGSRTSDFKFVRSYNDNTLPADQTLKKNLNEPFGENIITFNTVGECEVRFHSL; encoded by the coding sequence ATGGGGTACACAGGATTTTCGTTTTTTACCTTTTTGTTCCGTCTGGCTTTTTGTCATTGCCTGATGCGCATCAGCAATGGAGACTTGAGCTATTCAATTCCAGAGGAGATGAAGCGCGGATCTGTGATCGGAAATCTAGTTAAGGATCTGGGGCTGGATGCTAAGAGACTTTCAGGTCGTAAAGCTCGTTTGGATATGGATGGCAGTCGTCAACGTTACTGTGACATTAATGTGAATACTGGAGAATTAATTGTGGCTGAAACAATAGACAGGGAGGAGCTGTGTGGACCGAAGGTTTCTTGTTCTTTAAAATACGAGCTTGTGCTGGAAAAACCTCTGGAATTACATCGTATTAATGTGCAAGTCCAAGATATAAATGACAATTCACCACGGTTTCCCAATGCACGTATTGATCTAGAAATTCGGGAATCTGCTGTCAAAGGCGCAAGATATCCCTTGGATGAACCTCATGACTCTGACATAGGATTAAATGGTATACAAAGCTATTCACTGGAGAGGAATGCCTATTTTATTTTGGACGTTCAAACGAGCTCAGATGGAGGTAAATACGGCGAGTTAGTGTTAGAAAAAGAGCTAGATCGAGAACAACAACAAGAGGTGACGTTGTTACTTTCTGCTGTTGATGGTGGGACTCCGCAGAGATCTGGTACTGTAGTTATACACGTCACTGTGTTGGATGCGAACGATAATAAACCAGTGTTTAGTCAGACAGTGTATAAAGTCTGTTTGCCTGAAAATTCTCCAACAGGGGCTGTTGTAGTTGCAGTTAGTGCTAGTGATGAAGACGAGGGAGCAAATGGAGAAGTGTCATATGAGTTCAATCGCATTTCCGATAAAGCAGCTAAACTGTTTTCCATCGACAAAAACACTGGCGAGATTAAAGTGCAGGGTCCCATAGATTATGAAGAAAATACAGAATACGACGTGCGTGTCCAGGCTAAAGATGGGTCTGGCTTAGCTGGCAATGCAAAAGTAATGATAGAAATCACTGACTTAAATGACAATGCACCAGTGATATTGATCAAATCCTTTAACAATCCCATCCCTGAGAATGTGTTACCTGGTACAGAGGTGGGAATCATAAATTTACAAGATGAAGATTCAGAGGGAAATAGACAGGTCCGCTGCTCCATTCAACAAAATGTCCCTTTCAAATTAAACCCTTCAATCAAAAACTACTATTCTCTGATAACAACTAGTGAACTAGACCGTGAGATAATTTCAGATTATAACATAACTATCACTGCCACTGACGAGgggtctccacctttatcctcctCAAAGATCATTAATTTATCTGTATCAGACGTGAATGACAATCCTCCTGTGTTTGAAGAACAATCCTACAGCACCTATGTGACTGAAAATAACAAGCCTGGCTCCTCTATGTGTTCTGTTACTGCCAGAGACCCAGACTGGAGACAGAACGGCACAGTGGTCTATTCTCTATTGCCCAGTGAGGTCAACGGTGTTCCGGTGTCCTCATTTTTATCCATCAACGGAGACACGGGGGTGATCCATGCTGTGAGAGCATTTGATTATGAGCAGTTTAGGAGCTTCAAAGTCCACGTTGTAGCCAGAGACAATGGTTCTCCTCCACTCAGCAGTAACGTGACAGTGAGTGTCTTCATAACAGATGAGAATGATAACTCTCCCCAGATATTATACCCTGCTCCAGCAGGGAACTCCTTGATGACTGAGATGGTCCCCAAAGCTGCTCTGGCGAGGTCCCTGGTTTCCAAGGTGATAGCTGTGGATGCTGACTCTGGACAAAACGCTTGGCTGTCATATCACATCGTGAAATCGACTGATCCGGGACTTTTCACTATTGGTCTCCACAGTGGAGAGATCAGGGCACAGCGGGACATTTCTGAATCTGACAGTATGAAGCagaaccttgttatatcagtgAAAGATAACggacagccctctctctctacaacctgtGTTGTATATTTACTCATATCAGACAACTTGGCTGAAGTTCCAGAACTGAAAGACATGGCTTATGAAGATAGTTCCAAACTAACTTCCTATTTGATCATTGGTCTGGTCTCTGTCTCCACCTTTTTCCTGACTTTCATTATTGTCATCCTGGCCGTGAGGTTCTGCCGCAGTAGAAAGCCTAGAATGTTGTTTGATGGAGCAGTCGCCATTCCCAGCGCGTATTTCCCTCCCAACTATGCAGAGGTGGATGGAGCTGGAACTCTGCGCAGTTCTTACAATTATGATGCATACCTGACAACGGGCTCACGCACCAGTGACTTCAAGTTTGTCAGATCTTACAATGACAACACGCTGCCTGCTGACCAGACACTGAAGAAGAACCTAAATGAACCTTTTGGAGAAAACATTATCACGTTCAACACCGTGGGGGAGTGTGAGGTAAGATTTCATAGCTTGTGA
- the LOC120056710 gene encoding protocadherin gamma-A11-like: MFGLALFLFLLRTSYGEVTYYFPEEMKRGSVIGNIANDLGLDKKGLYVRKARLEMDGSNTLYCDINLSTGDLIVAERMDREQLCGRRVSCVLKYEMVLENPLELHRVVLQIQDINDNSPQFANDRITFEIRESAVKGARFAVHQAHDADIGLNAVQSYTLQRNDHFSLAVNTKPGGGKYGELKLEKELDREQQQEVTLLLTAVDGGTPQRSGNVVIHVTVLDANDNVPTFSQNIYKVRIPENAPMGTVVVTVSATDVDEGQNGEVMYVFGPISVELNELFSLDPKTGDISLSGQMDFEKESVYEISIQAQDSLGLTSFANVVIEITDVNDNAPVISLKSLTNPIPENVLPGTEVGIINVQDKDSEGNRQVRCSIQQNVPFKLNPSIKNYYSLVTTSELDREIISDYNITITATDEGSPPLSSSKIIHLSVSDVNDNPPAFEEPSYSSYVTENNKPGSSMCSVTARDPDWRQNGTVVYSLFPSGVNGVPVSSFLSINGDTGVIHAVRAFDYEQFRSFKVHVVARDNGSPPLSSNVTVSVFITDENDNSPQILYPAPAGNSLMTEMVPKAALAGSLVSKVIAVDADSGQNAWLSYHIVKSTDPGLFTVGLHSGEMRAQRDISESDSMKQNLVISVKDNGQPSLSTTCDVYLLISDNLAEVPELKDMAYEDSSKLTSYLIIGLVSVSTFFLTFIILILAVRFCRSRKPRMLFDGAVAIPSAYFPPNYAEVDGAGTLRSSYNYDAYLTTGSRTSDFKFVRSYNDSTLPADQTLTRCPDTLLEGSIITLNTAGDSEVTHAFILHFMRMVCPTWL, translated from the coding sequence ATGTTCGGCCTGGCTTtgtttcttttcctgctgcgcacCAGCTATGGAGAAGTGACCTATTATTTTCCGGAGGAGATGAAACGCGGATCTGTGATTGGGAATATAGCCAACGATCTCGGACTGGATAAAAAAGGACTGTATGTTCGTAAAGCTCGCCTAGAAATGGATGGTAGCAACACACTCTATTGTGACATTAACCTGAGCACTGGCGACCTGATTGTTGCTGAGAGAATGGACAGGGAGCAGCTCTGTGGCAGAAGGGTTTCGTGTGTATTGAAATATGAAATGGTGCTCGAGAATCCTTTAGAATTGCACCGCGTCGTTCTTCAGATACAAGATATTAATGACAATTCACCACAATTCGCGAACGATCGCATTACGTTTGAGATCAGAGAGTCAGCCGTTAAAGGCGCTCGATTTGCGGTCCATCAGGCTCATGATGCAGATATAGGACTGAACGCTGTTCAAAGCTACACACTACAAAGGAACGACCATTTTAGTCTGGCCGTTAATACAAAACCTGGTGGGGGAAAGTATGGGGAGTTAAAGTTAGAAAAAGAGTTAGATCGAGAACAACAGCAGGAGGTGACTTTATTACTTACTGCGGTTGACGGTGGGACTCCACAGAGATCTGGTAATGTAGTTATACACGTCACTGTGCTGGATGCTAATGATAATGTCCCAACATTTAGCCAGAACATCTATAAGGTCAGAATACCTGAAAATGCACCCATGGGTACTGTTGTAGTGACCGTAAGCGCCACAGACGTTGACGAGGGACAAAATGGTGAAGTGATGTATGTATTTGGTCCAATTTCAGTTGAATTGAATGAATTATTTTCTCTTGACCCTAAAACGGGTGACATTAGTTTATCTGGACAGATGGACTTCGAAAAGGAGTCCGTTTATGAAATAAGCATACAGGCCCAGGATAGCTTGGGGTTGACGTCCTTTGCCAACGTTGTCATCGAGATTACAGATGTAAATGACAATGCCCCGGTAATATCTCTTAAATCTTTGACCAATCCCATCCCTGAGAACGTGTTACCTGGCACAGAGGTGGGGATTATTAATGTACAGGATAAAGACTCGGAGGGAAATAGACAGGTCCGCTGCTCCATTCAACAAAATGTTCCTTTCAAACTTAACCCTTCTATTAAAAACTATTATTCTCTGGTAACAACGAGTGAATTAGACCGTGAGATAATATCAGATTATAATATAACTATCACTGCCACTGACGAGgggtctccacctttatcctcctCAAAGATCATTCATTTATCTGTATCAGACGTGAATGACAACCCACCTGCATTTGAGGAACCATCCTACAGTTCCTATGTGACTGAAAATAACAAGCCTGGCTCCTCTATGTGTTCTGTTACTGCCAGAGACCCAGACTGGAGACAGAACGGTACGGTGGTCTATTCTCTATTCCCTAGTGGTGTCAATGGTGTTCCGGTGTCCTCATTTCTATCCATCAACGGAGACACGGGGGTGATCCATGCTGTGAGAGCATTTGATTATGAGCAGTTTAGGAGCTTCAAAGTCCACGTTGTAGCCAGAGACAATGGTTCTCCTCCACTCAGCAGTAACGTGACTGTGAGTGTCTTCATAACAGATGAGAATGATAACTCTCCCCAGATATTATACCCTGCTCCAGCAGGGAACTCCTTGATGACTGAGATGGTCCCCAAAGCTGCTCTGGCGGGGTCCCTGGTTTCCAAGGTGATAGCTGTGGATGCTGACTCTGGACAAAACGCTTGGCTTTCATATCACATCGTGAAATCAACTGATCCGGGACTTTTCACTGTTGGTCTCCACAGTGGAGAAATGAGGGCACAGCGGGACATTTCTGAATCTGACAGTATGAAGCagaaccttgttatatcagtgAAAGATAACggacagccctctctctctacaacctgtGATGTATATTTACTCATATCAGACAACTTGGCTGAAGTTCCAGAACTGAAAGACATGGCTTATGAGGATAGTTCCAAACTTACTTCCTATTTGATCATTGGTCTGGTCTCTGTCTCCACCTTTTTCCTGACATTCATTATTCTCATCCTGGCCGTGAGGTTCTGCCGCAGTAGAAAGCCTAGAATGTTGTTTGATGGAGCAGTCGCCATTCCCAGCGCGTATTTCCCTCCCAACTATGCAGAGGTGGATGGAGCTGGAACTCTGCGCAGTTCTTACAATTATGACGCATACCTGACAACGGGCTCACGCACCAGTGACTTCAAGTTTGTCAGATCTTACAATGACAGCACGCTGCCTGCTGACCAGACACTGACAAGATGTCCAGATACATTATTAGAAGGGAGTATCATCACGCTCAACACTGCAGGAGACTCTGAGGTAACCCATGCCTTTATTCTGCATTTTATGAGGATGGTTTGTCCTACGTGGCTTTGA